In Triticum aestivum cultivar Chinese Spring chromosome 5B, IWGSC CS RefSeq v2.1, whole genome shotgun sequence, the following proteins share a genomic window:
- the LOC123113449 gene encoding protein PHLOEM PROTEIN 2-LIKE A10: protein MDGLVAFSRRRRRWLLLPALGTASAYGAYKIYHLPAVAARRRRLVRLAAALAAFLDAAASSADAAALVSSDLADFVRSDSDELPRSVAQLAKLAASPEVSATVSALSQAVAAGVLRGVGSAPGPGSGDKAALTDRLVDKLFSDSGERLASSVAGSFARHLVMAFYSAPSPAGQTSSSPDWVNVVATGKGHKAISSWVEVLVGTAVGVFIDKTIHINTYEQLFEGLTNPTHDAKVKELLVSVCNGAVETLVKTSHQVISKANSRLDNNANGNSNGSGTGSSRAGEGWVETVSSTLAVPSNRNFVLDVTGRVTFETVRSFLEFVLWKLHDGARKSGDTAFDSGLRAMRYMSDKSMVVATICITLCLHVLNGTRFLVTA from the coding sequence ATGGACGGCCTCGTCGCcttctcccgccgccgccgccgctggctcCTCCTCCCCGCGCTGGGGACGGCGTCGGCCTACGGCGCGTACAAGATCTACCACCTCCcggccgtcgccgcccgccgccgccgcctcgtccgccTCGCCGCGGCCCTCGCGGCCTTCCTCGACGCCGCCGCTTCCTCCGCCGACGCGGCGGCCCTCGTCTCCTCCGACCTCGCCGACTTCGTCCGGTCCGACTCCGACGAGCTCCCCCGCAGCGTCGCGCAGCTCGCCAAGCTCGCCGCCTCCCCCGAGGTCTCCGCCACCGTGTCGGCGCTCTCCCAGGCCGTCGCGGCCGGGGTGCTCCGCGGCGTCGGCTCCGCCCCCGGGCCCGGCTCCGGCGACAAGGCGGCCCTCACGGACCGCCTCGTCGACAAGCTCTTCTCCGACTCCGGGGAGCGCCTCGCGTCCTCTGTCGCCGGGAGCTTCGCGCGCCACCTCGTAATGGCCTTCTACTCCGCCCCGTCTCCTGCCGGGCAGACCTCCTCATCGCCCGATTGGGTCAACGTGGTTGCAACGGGAAAGGGCCACAAGGCGATTAGCAGCTGGGTTGAGGTCCTCGTCGGCACCGCCGTGGGGGTGTTCATTGACAAGACCATACACATCAATACCTATGAGCAGCTCTTCGAAGGGCTCACCAATCCAACCCACGACGCCAAGGTCAAGGAATTGCTTGTTTCAGTATGCAACGGCGCAGTGGAGACTTTGGTGAAGACCTCTCACCAAGTTATCTCCAAGGCCAATAGTAGGTTGGATAACAATGCCAATGGCAACAGCAATGGAAGTGGCACTGGCAGTAGCAGAGCTGGGGAAGGGTGGGTGGAGACAGTCTCTAGCACATTGGCAGTGCCAAGTAACAGGAATTTTGTGCTTGATGTTACTGGGAGGGTGACATTTGAGACGGTGAGGTCATTTCTTGAGTTTGTGCTGTGGAAGCTGCACGATGGGGCGAGAAAGAGTGGGGACACCGCGTTCGACAGCGGACTGCGAGCCATGAGGTATATGAGTGATAAGTCTATGGTTGTCGCCACGATCTGCATAACACTGTGCCTGCATGTGTTGAATGGAACTCGGTTCCTGGTTACCGCTTGA
- the LOC123117040 gene encoding ocs element-binding factor 1-like: MLSLQEAIGLDMDAMTSGFGFTPWEADTCPTLEELMAASSTSSPSSSGGAVADQAGMVEDEEERRRRQRRKVSNRLSAQRSRARKQQRLEELRGTVARFRAEKRDLAAKLHTVARHELAVRRQNARLRAEAAVLARRLREAHRLLALQRLMQQLRSRRPQPGAGSGPGGAALPPAAELGLASLMTY, encoded by the coding sequence ATGCTGTCTCTGCAGGAGGCGATCGGGCTTGACATGGACGCGATGACTTCCGGGTTCGGGTTCACCCCGTGGGAGGCCGACACGTGCCCCACCCTGGAGGAGCTCATGGCGGCGTCGTCCACTTCGTCCCCCAGCTCGTCCGGCGGGGCGGTCGCGGACCAGGCGGGGATGgttgaggacgaggaggagcgccggcggcggcagcggcggaaggTGTCGAACCGGCTGTCGGCGCAGCGTTCGCGGGCGCGCAAGCAGCAGCGCCTGGAGGAGCTCCGCGGGACGGTGGCTCGCTTCCGCGCCGAGAAGCGCGACCTGGCCGCCAAGCTGCACACGGTGGCGCGGCACGAGCTCGCCGTGCGCCGCCAGAACGCGCGGCTCCGCGCCGAGGCCGCGGTGCTCGCGCGCCGGCTCCGCGAGGCGCACCGCCTCCTCGCGCTGCAGCGGCTCATGCAGCAGCTCCGGTCGCGTCGCCCGCAGCCGGGCGCTGGCAGCGGTCCGGGAGGAGCCGCCTTGCCGCCGGCGGCAGAGCTGGGGCTGGCTTCCCTCATGACCTACTAG